In Caldicellulosiruptor obsidiansis OB47, a single window of DNA contains:
- a CDS encoding TlpA family protein disulfide reductase translates to MLNNRSKSVIFILISAILIGLLVYQIMSHSKEKAATDGVDFRLLAVDGKEYSLLDFRGKKVLLNFFATWCPPCRAEIPDFERFHRENKDVVLIGINIQEDKATVEEFLSSMGVTYPVLLDRDGKVSAQFGIEGIPTTFLIDKNGKIVAKNVGMMTYEQLKKFAGK, encoded by the coding sequence ATGTTGAATAATAGAAGCAAAAGTGTTATCTTTATATTGATAAGCGCCATTTTGATTGGGCTTTTAGTATACCAGATTATGTCGCACTCAAAAGAGAAAGCTGCTACAGATGGAGTTGATTTTAGGCTTTTAGCAGTAGATGGTAAAGAGTATTCATTATTAGATTTTAGGGGCAAAAAGGTTTTGCTCAATTTTTTTGCAACATGGTGTCCACCCTGCAGGGCTGAGATACCCGATTTTGAAAGATTCCATCGCGAAAACAAAGATGTTGTTTTGATTGGCATTAACATTCAAGAGGATAAAGCAACAGTTGAGGAATTCTTAAGTTCAATGGGAGTTACGTACCCAGTACTTCTTGACAGGGATGGGAAGGTTTCTGCACAATTTGGGATTGAAGGAATACCCACAACATTTTTGATTGACAAAAATGGCAAGATAGTTGCCAAAAACGTTGGTATGATGACTTATGAGCAGCTTAAAAAATTTGCTGG